The Neisseria yangbaofengii genome contains a region encoding:
- a CDS encoding LacI family DNA-binding transcriptional regulator: MATIYDVAARAGVSPKTVSRVINGDAPVSDKTRAKVETAIAALGYIPSSAARVMRSSRSGIVGLITGAISRVGEANRIHGLPDVFLMKGIQQSIRAQGKTLMIADIDNRADTEPLIRTFMEHRAEGILYVAQYHQEVVLPDVGHACPIVLVNCFDKIGTPSVLPDDEQGQYDLVRQIIRHGHSRIAYVTLQPGIEATPLRAAGYRRALADAGIAFDADLVQTGYADFDYDSAPLVAAIVKLLALPQPPTVICCGNDEMAVRVYGILRTRGLRVPEEISVAGYDNHSAIAETLFPPLTSTELPYLRMGALAADMLFAEEAGQSGQILKVVGETIWRQSVTTLK, encoded by the coding sequence ATGGCTACAATTTACGATGTTGCCGCTCGGGCAGGGGTATCGCCGAAGACGGTCAGCCGGGTAATTAACGGTGATGCGCCGGTCAGTGACAAAACGCGCGCCAAAGTGGAAACGGCCATTGCGGCCTTGGGGTACATCCCGTCGTCGGCGGCCAGAGTGATGCGCTCCAGCCGTTCGGGGATTGTGGGGCTGATTACCGGTGCGATTTCGCGTGTCGGCGAAGCTAACCGCATCCACGGTTTGCCCGACGTTTTTTTGATGAAAGGCATTCAGCAAAGCATACGGGCGCAAGGTAAAACCTTGATGATTGCCGACATTGACAACCGGGCCGACACCGAACCTCTAATCCGCACCTTTATGGAACACCGTGCCGAAGGCATTCTGTATGTGGCGCAATATCATCAGGAAGTGGTGCTGCCCGATGTCGGCCATGCCTGCCCGATTGTGTTGGTGAATTGCTTCGATAAAATCGGCACACCGTCGGTTTTACCCGATGATGAGCAAGGGCAATATGACTTGGTGCGCCAAATCATCCGCCACGGCCACAGCCGCATTGCGTATGTGACCTTGCAGCCGGGCATTGAAGCCACGCCTTTGCGTGCGGCAGGCTACCGCCGCGCTTTGGCTGATGCCGGTATCGCTTTTGATGCCGATTTGGTACAGACCGGCTATGCCGATTTCGATTACGACAGCGCGCCTTTGGTGGCGGCGATTGTGAAATTATTGGCTTTACCTCAGCCGCCGACAGTGATTTGCTGCGGCAATGATGAAATGGCGGTACGGGTGTACGGTATTTTGCGCACGCGCGGTTTGCGGGTGCCGGAAGAAATTTCGGTGGCCGGTTACGACAACCACAGCGCAATTGCCGAAACCTTGTTCCCGCCCTTAACCAGCACCGAGTTGCCGTATTTGCGCATGGGTGCGCTGGCGGCGGATATGCTGTTTGCCGAGGAAGCCGGACAAAGCGGCCAAATATTGAAAGTGGTGGGGGAAACCATTTGGCGCCAGTCGGTGACGACTTTGAAATAG
- a CDS encoding MFS transporter has product MKISPQVAMTLRQIMLMNFGFFGIQYSFGLQQTAINPIFSFLNADPGQLPILNMAGPITGLLVQPIIGALSDRTWIPGLGRRRPYFLIGAIGCSLCLFIYPHVTALWVAVLLLWLLDISNNTAMEPFRAFIADTVPEHQQASGFLMQSVFTGLGITLANVSLYIFQQIGWLQQTSEAGIPYWVFGSFYIGAVCSIGSVLVTVLSTPEHEPSAEEMAALRAKKEQSAIAEIFIAIKEMPFALWQLALVYLFQWYALFIYWQYISHSIVQSVWNSTSSDKAAYEQAVAWTGLVNGFYNIVTFISAFGLMWMAKKYAAKYVHAFAVALAALALLAIPHIGNKYLMFAPMIGFGIGWASMMGVPFMIVVHSIPKERYGVYMGIVNMMIVIPMLIETVTFGWIYDTFLGSNPANAMTFAGVFLAVAAFLTLLIKTTNKPAGAENNAV; this is encoded by the coding sequence ATGAAGATATCCCCACAAGTGGCGATGACCCTTCGCCAGATTATGCTGATGAACTTCGGTTTCTTCGGTATTCAATATAGCTTCGGCTTACAGCAAACCGCGATTAACCCGATTTTCAGTTTCCTGAATGCCGACCCCGGCCAATTGCCGATTCTGAACATGGCGGGTCCGATTACCGGCTTGCTGGTGCAGCCGATTATCGGTGCTTTGTCTGACCGCACATGGATTCCGGGTTTGGGTCGTCGCCGTCCGTATTTCTTGATTGGTGCAATTGGTTGTAGCCTGTGTCTGTTTATTTATCCGCACGTGACTGCGCTGTGGGTGGCTGTGTTGCTGTTGTGGCTGTTGGACATTTCCAATAATACTGCGATGGAACCGTTCCGCGCCTTCATCGCCGATACCGTGCCGGAGCATCAACAAGCCAGCGGCTTCTTGATGCAGTCGGTGTTTACCGGTTTGGGTATTACCTTGGCCAACGTGTCGCTGTATATCTTCCAGCAAATCGGCTGGTTGCAGCAGACTTCCGAAGCCGGCATTCCTTACTGGGTCTTCGGTTCGTTCTATATCGGTGCCGTCTGTTCGATTGGTTCGGTATTGGTGACTGTGTTGTCTACTCCCGAACACGAGCCTTCTGCCGAAGAAATGGCCGCCTTGCGTGCGAAAAAAGAGCAATCTGCTATTGCCGAAATTTTCATTGCGATTAAAGAAATGCCGTTTGCTTTGTGGCAATTGGCTTTGGTTTACCTGTTCCAATGGTATGCGCTGTTTATTTATTGGCAATACATTTCACACAGTATCGTGCAATCGGTGTGGAATTCGACTTCTTCCGACAAAGCCGCTTACGAACAAGCCGTGGCATGGACCGGTTTGGTCAACGGTTTTTACAACATCGTGACCTTTATTTCCGCTTTCGGCCTGATGTGGATGGCGAAAAAATACGCTGCTAAATACGTGCATGCGTTTGCCGTGGCATTGGCTGCCTTGGCGCTGCTGGCGATTCCGCACATCGGCAACAAATATCTGATGTTCGCGCCGATGATCGGTTTCGGTATCGGTTGGGCTTCGATGATGGGTGTGCCGTTTATGATTGTGGTGCATTCGATTCCGAAAGAGCGTTACGGCGTGTACATGGGGATTGTGAACATGATGATCGTGATCCCAATGCTGATCGAAACCGTGACTTTCGGTTGGATTTACGACACCTTCTTGGGTTCGAATCCGGCCAACGCCATGACTTTTGCCGGCGTGTTCTTGGCGGTTGCCGCCTTTCTGACCTTGTTGATTAAAACCACCAACAAGCCTGCCGGTGCAGAAAATAATGCGGTTTAA
- a CDS encoding bifunctional chorismate-binding protein/class IV aminotransferase, producing the protein MSFFALLDDAVSGRAKLYQNHRQSHFLHAHELDTLDAVLHQGWQKGWFALLCADYAFGLPLLNLPAGHSSRLAVHWFARCNAVNAPTWLDTHSDGLFCGISTPQNNVTQADYLHAVADIHEAIRRGDTYQINYTTRLHFDTYGNPIDLYRRLRRPVPYAALCRLPDSDGLDSWTLCFSPELFLNIASDGLITTEPMKGTAPILNDGNDTQRAADLRNDPKNRAENIMIVDLLRNDLGKIAQTGSVRVPEPFKVSQFGNVWQMTSAIEAQARPHTRAADIFRAAFPCGSITGAPKRMSMSLIDRLETAPRGLYTGSIGFLNPCESGLGFEGVLNVVIRTLTLRPSENKQSAADFHAEYGVGSGIVIDSQAEAEWAECGWKARFLTDLRPDVGIFETLRVEQNQCALLARHLGRLNTSAQALNLPLNADFAAQINDYLMKMPSETQRLKIALLPEHDGGLVFTHAPLTELADKQSVIISNDVLPNRDTLRCFKTTCRERFDHAWQHAAEQGAFDALLFNSDGLLLEGGRSNVFVKIDGEWHTPALGLSILNGVMRQEVLDNPQHYLHTDKVRESHITRDMLQSAERICLSNALRGLFDVDLK; encoded by the coding sequence ATGTCTTTTTTCGCACTTCTCGACGACGCTGTTTCCGGTCGGGCAAAACTCTATCAAAATCATCGACAAAGCCATTTTTTACACGCGCACGAGCTCGATACGCTGGATGCCGTTTTGCATCAAGGTTGGCAAAAAGGCTGGTTTGCGCTGTTGTGCGCAGACTACGCTTTCGGTTTGCCGCTGTTGAACCTGCCTGCCGGACACAGCAGCCGCTTGGCCGTGCATTGGTTTGCACGCTGCAATGCAGTGAATGCGCCGACATGGCTCGACACACATTCGGACGGCCTGTTCTGCGGCATCAGCACACCGCAAAACAATGTTACCCAAGCCGATTATCTGCACGCCGTTGCCGACATTCACGAAGCCATCCGCCGCGGCGACACTTATCAAATCAATTACACCACCCGCCTGCATTTCGACACCTACGGCAATCCGATCGATTTATACCGCCGCTTGCGCCGGCCCGTGCCTTATGCAGCCTTGTGCCGCCTGCCTGATTCAGACGGCCTTGATTCGTGGACTTTGTGTTTTTCGCCCGAGCTTTTTCTCAACATCGCTTCAGACGGCCTCATCACCACCGAGCCGATGAAAGGTACGGCGCCGATTTTGAATGACGGCAACGATACGCAACGTGCCGCCGATTTGCGCAACGACCCGAAAAACCGCGCCGAAAACATCATGATTGTCGATTTGTTGCGCAATGATTTGGGCAAAATCGCCCAAACCGGTTCCGTGCGCGTGCCGGAGCCGTTTAAGGTGTCGCAGTTTGGCAACGTGTGGCAGATGACGAGCGCGATTGAAGCACAAGCCCGGCCGCACACCCGAGCCGCCGATATTTTCCGCGCCGCCTTTCCTTGCGGCTCGATTACCGGCGCGCCCAAACGCATGAGCATGAGCCTCATCGACCGATTGGAAACCGCGCCGCGCGGCTTATACACCGGCAGCATCGGTTTTCTCAACCCTTGCGAAAGCGGTTTGGGCTTTGAAGGCGTGTTAAACGTAGTCATCCGCACGTTGACGCTCAGGCCGTCTGAAAATAAACAATCCGCCGCCGATTTTCACGCCGAATACGGTGTCGGCTCGGGCATTGTCATCGACAGCCAAGCCGAAGCGGAATGGGCGGAATGCGGCTGGAAAGCCCGCTTTCTCACCGATTTGCGGCCGGATGTCGGCATTTTTGAAACGCTGCGTGTCGAGCAAAACCAATGCGCTTTATTGGCGCGGCACTTAGGCCGTCTGAACACTTCGGCGCAAGCTTTAAATCTACCTTTGAATGCGGACTTTGCCGCGCAAATCAATGATTATTTGATGAAAATGCCGTCTGAAACACAACGCTTAAAAATCGCGCTGTTGCCTGAGCATGATGGCGGACTGGTTTTTACCCACGCGCCATTAACCGAATTAGCAGACAAACAATCCGTTATCATCAGCAATGATGTTTTGCCGAACCGCGATACCTTGCGCTGCTTCAAAACCACCTGCCGCGAACGTTTCGACCACGCATGGCAACACGCTGCCGAACAAGGTGCATTCGACGCACTGCTTTTCAATTCAGACGGCCTATTGCTCGAAGGCGGCCGCAGCAATGTGTTCGTCAAAATTGATGGCGAGTGGCACACCCCTGCTTTGGGTTTATCTATTCTCAACGGTGTGATGCGGCAAGAAGTTTTAGACAATCCGCAGCACTATCTGCACACGGATAAGGTGCGTGAAAGCCACATTACGCGCGATATGCTGCAAAGTGCCGAAAGGATTTGTTTGAGCAATGCTTTGCGCGGCTTGTTTGACGTGGATTTAAAATAA
- the ppk2 gene encoding polyphosphate kinase 2 — translation MTETQLQPFEEVKTDVAEDKLEVFEKTVLEYEGQVTSEDSNSAPLPASYPYRQRMRRAVYEREKKKLQIELLKVQSWVKESGQRIVCLFEGRDAAGKGGTIKRFMEHLNPRGARVVALEKPTTTERGQWYFQRYITNLPTAGEMVFFDRSWYNRAGVERVMGFCEPNEYLLFMRQTPEFERMLVASGTHLFKFWFSVSREEQLRRFISRRDDPLKHWKLSPVDIQSLDRWDDYTEAKDAMFFHTHTGDAPWTIIRSDDKKRARLNCIRHFLHSLDYPGKDEKAIGKVDDKIILSPNVRYQQQHAEIGHD, via the coding sequence ATGACAGAAACACAATTGCAACCTTTTGAAGAAGTGAAAACCGATGTGGCGGAAGACAAATTGGAGGTTTTTGAGAAAACCGTGTTGGAATACGAAGGCCAAGTGACTTCGGAAGATTCCAATTCCGCCCCCTTGCCGGCAAGCTATCCTTACCGCCAGCGTATGCGTCGTGCCGTGTATGAGCGTGAAAAGAAAAAGCTGCAAATCGAATTGCTGAAAGTGCAAAGCTGGGTCAAAGAATCCGGCCAGCGCATAGTCTGCCTGTTCGAAGGCCGTGATGCCGCAGGTAAGGGCGGCACCATCAAACGCTTTATGGAACACTTAAACCCGCGCGGCGCACGCGTGGTGGCTTTGGAAAAACCGACCACCACCGAACGCGGCCAATGGTATTTCCAACGTTACATCACCAATCTGCCGACTGCCGGCGAAATGGTATTCTTCGACCGCTCATGGTACAACCGCGCCGGTGTCGAGCGCGTGATGGGCTTTTGTGAGCCGAACGAATACCTGCTGTTTATGCGCCAAACCCCTGAATTTGAGCGTATGTTGGTGGCCAGCGGCACACATTTGTTTAAATTCTGGTTCTCCGTGAGCCGCGAAGAGCAACTGCGCCGCTTCATCTCCCGCCGCGACGACCCGCTGAAACACTGGAAACTTTCACCGGTGGACATTCAATCGCTTGACCGTTGGGACGACTACACCGAAGCCAAAGATGCCATGTTCTTCCATACCCACACCGGTGACGCGCCGTGGACGATTATCCGCTCCGACGACAAAAAACGCGCGCGTCTGAACTGTATCCGCCATTTCCTGCACAGCTTGGATTATCCGGGCAAAGATGAAAAAGCCATCGGCAAAGTCGACGATAAAATCATCTTGTCGCCTAATGTGCGTTACCAACAGCAGCACGCCGAAATCGGCCACGATTAA
- a CDS encoding bacteriocin gives MKTLTMKEMQTVSGGGVLDRS, from the coding sequence ATAAAAACTTTAACGATGAAAGAAATGCAAACTGTCAGTGGCGGCGGTGTTTTGGATCGTTCGTAG
- the rmuC gene encoding DNA recombination protein RmuC: MAWLFTRHAAQAQRFALRQQLAERTQQHEFAVQSLARTEADLADSRREIQDLHAETQELHSRFAAACQQIEYLQQREDEAGRLKKDYQDLQQTVQNLQIRNERLYTQIEQERQAADDKLLMLAEARQSLSDQFHNLANQILEEKSRRFTEQNREHLGQLLHPLNERIHCFSELVQNTYEKEARERLTLESELKRLQSLNAQLHHDAKALTDALTGTQNKTQGNWGEMILETVLENSGLQKGREYIVQAAATRYEEDGGTRRLQPDVLINLPDNKQIVIDAKVSLTAYTRYVQAQQPGEAARELAAHTASIRSHVKTLSRKDYTDLAGVNTLDFVFMFIPVEPAYLLALQHDGNLFQECFDKRIMLVGPSTLLATLRTVANIWRNEQQNQNALAIAEEGGRLYDKFVGFVTTLDGVGKNLEQAQNQFQTAYKQLTEGRGNLVNRAEKLRLLGVKAGKQLDKRLVENAQDNLPEE; this comes from the coding sequence ATGGCGTGGCTTTTCACCCGTCATGCCGCGCAAGCACAGCGGTTTGCGCTCCGCCAACAACTTGCCGAGCGCACCCAGCAGCATGAATTTGCCGTGCAGTCGCTTGCCCGCACCGAAGCCGATCTGGCCGACAGTCGCCGCGAAATTCAAGATTTACACGCCGAAACACAAGAGCTGCACAGCCGCTTTGCCGCCGCCTGCCAGCAAATCGAATATTTGCAGCAGCGCGAAGACGAAGCAGGCCGTCTGAAAAAGGATTATCAGGATTTGCAGCAAACCGTGCAAAACCTGCAAATCCGTAATGAGCGGCTCTACACCCAAATAGAGCAGGAACGCCAAGCCGCCGACGACAAACTTTTGATGCTGGCCGAAGCACGCCAAAGCCTGAGCGACCAGTTTCACAATCTTGCCAACCAAATTCTCGAAGAAAAGAGCCGCCGCTTCACCGAGCAAAACCGCGAGCATTTAGGCCAACTGCTTCACCCGCTCAACGAGCGCATCCACTGTTTCAGCGAATTGGTGCAAAACACCTACGAAAAAGAAGCCCGCGAGCGCCTGACCTTGGAAAGTGAACTCAAGCGTTTGCAGAGCCTGAATGCCCAGTTGCACCACGATGCCAAAGCCTTAACCGATGCACTCACCGGCACGCAAAACAAAACGCAGGGCAACTGGGGTGAAATGATTTTGGAAACCGTGCTGGAAAATTCCGGTCTGCAAAAAGGGCGCGAATACATCGTCCAAGCCGCGGCCACGCGCTACGAAGAAGACGGCGGCACCCGCCGTTTACAGCCCGATGTGCTGATTAATCTTCCCGACAACAAACAAATCGTCATCGACGCCAAAGTCTCGCTCACCGCCTACACGCGCTATGTGCAGGCGCAGCAGCCCGGCGAAGCCGCGCGCGAACTGGCCGCCCACACCGCCAGCATCCGCAGCCACGTCAAAACCTTGTCGCGCAAGGATTACACCGATTTGGCAGGCGTGAACACGCTGGATTTCGTGTTTATGTTTATCCCGGTCGAGCCGGCCTACCTGCTCGCGCTGCAACACGACGGTAATCTGTTTCAAGAGTGCTTCGACAAACGCATCATGCTGGTCGGCCCCAGCACCCTGCTCGCCACCCTGCGCACCGTCGCCAACATCTGGCGCAACGAACAGCAAAACCAAAATGCACTGGCTATTGCCGAAGAAGGCGGGCGGCTGTATGACAAATTTGTCGGTTTTGTCACCACTTTAGACGGCGTGGGCAAAAACCTCGAACAAGCGCAAAATCAGTTTCAGACGGCCTACAAACAGCTTACCGAAGGCCGCGGCAACTTGGTCAACCGCGCCGAAAAACTGCGCCTGCTGGGGGTGAAAGCAGGGAAACAGTTGGACAAACGCTTGGTGGAAAATGCGCAGGATAATCTGCCGGAAGAGTAA
- a CDS encoding uracil-DNA glycosylase family protein, translating into MLSSRYLHLHEALGLGPMWLNRQATVRPSETAGGNLRSAPNTRPQSAAQPIAEAVRSLSPAAHHARLAAAALVNEKKNAPIAPPAATPLQLRANIENPVENPAAQESRTPVSDGLPPLQIDVRTSEIMVVSICPSTEDSAANQLFSGSVGILLDNMLTAIDLQPQQAHKTCWVKFAPISNANPSVAQIEAAAGELAKELAQSQAKAVLFLGQVFEHENQRALMQTVCGERPYFVIPHPARLLRQTHLKAQAWAELKKLKRLLHP; encoded by the coding sequence ATGTTGAGCAGCCGCTATTTACATTTACACGAAGCGCTGGGATTGGGACCGATGTGGCTTAATCGGCAAGCAACCGTCAGGCCGTCTGAAACGGCCGGTGGCAACCTGCGTTCTGCGCCGAATACCCGACCGCAATCGGCTGCACAACCGATTGCGGAAGCCGTGCGTTCGCTCTCGCCCGCCGCCCATCATGCCCGCTTGGCTGCGGCGGCTTTGGTGAACGAGAAGAAAAATGCACCGATAGCGCCACCCGCTGCCACACCGCTGCAACTGCGTGCCAATATCGAAAATCCTGTCGAAAATCCTGCGGCCCAAGAAAGCCGAACCCCGGTTTCAGACGGCCTGCCGCCCTTACAGATTGATGTCAGAACATCTGAAATCATGGTCGTCAGCATTTGCCCTTCTACGGAAGACAGCGCCGCCAATCAACTGTTCAGCGGCAGCGTGGGTATATTGCTCGACAATATGCTGACGGCAATTGACTTGCAGCCGCAACAAGCGCACAAAACCTGTTGGGTGAAATTTGCGCCCATCAGCAATGCCAATCCGAGTGTTGCGCAAATTGAAGCGGCTGCCGGTGAGTTGGCCAAAGAATTGGCGCAATCGCAAGCCAAGGCCGTGTTGTTTTTGGGGCAGGTTTTTGAGCACGAAAACCAGCGCGCGCTCATGCAAACCGTGTGCGGCGAGCGACCTTATTTTGTGATTCCCCATCCTGCACGCTTATTGCGCCAAACCCATTTAAAAGCACAGGCATGGGCGGAACTGAAAAAACTCAAACGCTTATTACACCCTTAA
- the rimI gene encoding ribosomal protein S18-alanine N-acetyltransferase yields MIRPATSADCAILAKIDAISNPSPWSAKQFESAIESRTETVLASETDGCISGFIVWQSVCDESELHLIATAPEFRRQGIASALLAQWFQTASSQQITRLFLEVRERNEAAQILYRKYGFAECGRRKHYYSLPDGRREDAVLMDKAV; encoded by the coding sequence ATGATTCGCCCGGCAACATCGGCAGATTGTGCCATTTTGGCAAAAATTGATGCGATAAGCAATCCGTCGCCGTGGTCGGCCAAGCAATTTGAATCGGCCATTGAAAGCCGTACGGAAACGGTTTTGGCGAGCGAAACCGATGGCTGCATCAGCGGCTTTATCGTGTGGCAAAGTGTGTGCGACGAATCCGAATTGCACCTGATCGCCACCGCGCCCGAATTCCGCCGCCAAGGCATTGCCTCCGCTTTGTTGGCGCAATGGTTTCAGACGGCCTCATCGCAACAAATCACGCGCTTATTTTTGGAAGTGCGTGAGCGCAATGAAGCGGCACAAATACTTTACCGCAAATACGGTTTTGCCGAATGCGGCCGACGCAAACATTATTATTCCCTGCCCGATGGCCGCCGTGAAGACGCGGTGTTGATGGACAAGGCCGTCTGA
- the tsaB gene encoding tRNA (adenosine(37)-N6)-threonylcarbamoyltransferase complex dimerization subunit type 1 TsaB — MQADFNRPVLAIDTSTSYLSLALRHHGQTRVYHEAVATRQSELILPQIGALFGEAGISAADLGAVVYAQGPGAFTGLRIGTGVAQGLATPFATPLIGVPCLDAVAYQLPDRACVLAATDARMGEVFYAWFDTANHRRLSGYQVGKAAEITAPDGMACSDGIGNAFALADKPPFDGETNMPTAADYLNLAATGRYPATDAAQVELLYVRNKIALTAKEQAERKGQA; from the coding sequence ATGCAAGCCGATTTTAACCGCCCTGTGTTGGCCATCGACACCAGCACTTCCTATCTCTCGCTCGCCCTGCGCCACCACGGCCAAACCCGTGTGTATCATGAGGCAGTCGCTACCAGGCAATCCGAACTGATTTTACCGCAAATCGGCGCATTGTTCGGCGAAGCGGGCATCAGCGCAGCCGATTTGGGGGCGGTTGTGTATGCACAAGGCCCGGGGGCATTCACCGGCTTGCGTATCGGCACCGGCGTGGCACAAGGTTTGGCCACACCGTTTGCCACACCCTTAATCGGCGTGCCGTGTTTGGATGCCGTAGCCTACCAGCTCCCTGACCGCGCTTGCGTGTTGGCGGCGACTGATGCACGCATGGGCGAAGTTTTTTACGCATGGTTCGACACCGCCAACCACCGCCGCTTGAGCGGCTACCAAGTCGGCAAAGCGGCAGAAATCACCGCGCCCGACGGCATGGCGTGTTCAGACGGCATCGGTAATGCATTTGCATTGGCCGACAAGCCACCTTTTGACGGTGAAACCAATATGCCGACCGCCGCCGATTACCTGAACTTGGCCGCTACCGGCCGCTATCCGGCTACCGATGCGGCGCAGGTGGAATTGCTGTACGTGCGCAATAAAATTGCCCTGACAGCTAAGGAACAAGCCGAACGAAAAGGCCAGGCATGA
- the gluQRS gene encoding tRNA glutamyl-Q(34) synthetase GluQRS, whose protein sequence is MYVGRFAPSPTGLLHIGSLLTALASYADARAHGGKWLVRMEDLDPPRETAGAADHILRTLEAFGFEWDGEVAYQSRRHPLYEDALGRLKDKGLMYPCHCSRKDWQAAASIGADGFVYNGRCRVPENRPSENGKPPAWRIRVPDEVIGFDDVIVGHYEQNLANDIGDFTLLRADGFWAYQLAVVVDDAEQGITHIVRGQDLLVSTPRQIFLQYSLGFSRPSYAHLPLLVNQSGQKWSKQTLAPALDGSQAELLLRQVSAYLNLPPAPQIDRPRDLLDWAVAHWQIGRVPRQAICTE, encoded by the coding sequence ATGTATGTAGGACGTTTTGCCCCCAGCCCGACGGGATTGTTGCACATCGGCTCGCTGCTGACTGCACTGGCTTCGTATGCCGATGCCCGCGCGCACGGCGGCAAGTGGCTGGTACGCATGGAGGATTTGGATCCGCCGCGCGAGACGGCCGGTGCTGCCGACCATATTTTGCGCACGCTGGAGGCCTTTGGTTTCGAGTGGGACGGCGAGGTCGCCTACCAAAGCCGCCGCCATCCTTTATACGAAGATGCCTTAGGCCGTCTGAAAGACAAGGGTTTGATGTATCCGTGTCATTGCAGCCGCAAGGATTGGCAGGCGGCGGCAAGTATTGGGGCGGATGGTTTTGTGTACAACGGTCGCTGCCGTGTGCCTGAAAACAGGCCGTCTGAAAACGGCAAACCGCCGGCGTGGCGCATTCGTGTGCCGGATGAAGTCATCGGCTTTGATGATGTGATTGTCGGCCATTATGAGCAGAATTTGGCGAACGACATCGGCGATTTTACGCTGCTGCGGGCAGATGGTTTTTGGGCATATCAATTGGCGGTGGTGGTGGACGATGCCGAGCAGGGCATCACGCATATTGTGCGCGGGCAAGATTTGCTGGTTTCCACGCCGAGACAAATTTTTTTGCAATATTCTCTTGGGTTTAGCCGCCCGAGTTATGCGCATCTCCCGCTTTTGGTGAACCAATCGGGGCAAAAATGGTCTAAGCAGACACTAGCACCTGCGCTCGATGGTTCGCAAGCCGAGTTATTATTACGGCAGGTTTCGGCTTATTTGAACCTGCCGCCAGCCCCGCAAATTGACCGTCCGCGCGATTTGCTCGATTGGGCGGTGGCGCATTGGCAAATCGGCCGTGTGCCGCGGCAAGCGATATGCACCGAATGA
- a CDS encoding LytR/AlgR family response regulator transcription factor: MPSAIIVEDEVLAAERLRVLLEECNVVLLKIFHHAQPALDWLSVHEADIVFADIGLPEITGLELVERIKRVAKRQPEVIFTTAYEEHALRAFELAAVDYLLKPIKMSRLQTALERVSEKYREKADDFTHFKVFNRNRMVEIPWQQVRYLLAEHKTVFLFTGDGQSYELPKTLVYWEELLGEKVIRIHRNALVFRHTLDCLIRLDDEEDENNATWGARVLDVEKPLAVSRRQLAAIRKILKNGA; the protein is encoded by the coding sequence ATGCCAAGTGCTATTATTGTAGAAGATGAAGTGCTAGCCGCTGAGCGCTTACGGGTTTTGTTAGAAGAATGCAATGTTGTGCTGTTGAAAATATTTCATCATGCGCAGCCTGCATTGGATTGGTTGAGCGTGCATGAAGCTGACATTGTGTTCGCCGATATCGGTTTGCCGGAAATCACCGGTTTGGAATTGGTCGAACGCATCAAGCGCGTGGCCAAACGCCAGCCGGAAGTGATTTTCACCACAGCTTATGAAGAACATGCTTTGCGCGCTTTTGAATTGGCTGCGGTAGATTACCTGCTCAAGCCGATTAAAATGTCACGCCTGCAAACCGCTTTAGAGCGTGTGAGCGAAAAATATCGTGAAAAAGCAGACGATTTCACCCATTTCAAAGTATTCAACCGCAACCGCATGGTGGAAATTCCTTGGCAGCAGGTCCGCTATTTGTTGGCCGAACACAAAACCGTATTTTTGTTTACCGGTGACGGCCAAAGCTACGAGCTGCCGAAAACCTTGGTGTATTGGGAAGAATTGCTGGGCGAAAAAGTCATCCGTATTCACCGCAATGCCTTGGTATTCCGCCATACTTTGGATTGCCTGATTCGTTTGGACGATGAAGAAGACGAAAACAATGCGACATGGGGTGCCCGCGTGCTTGATGTAGAAAAACCGCTTGCCGTCAGCCGCCGCCAACTGGCCGCTATTCGAAAAATTTTGAAAAACGGTGCGTAA